Proteins from one Streptomyces roseifaciens genomic window:
- a CDS encoding SCO6880 family protein, translating to MSDHSAAVPVTVKFPHRSRRGILLGLSLPQLALTASTLAFLMLIVVSTGLTGAFALTPLWVAIAALVFVRRGGRSLIDWAPVVTRYYIRRARGQHMWFSRPSTRPHTEGLLHLPGTDASLRVFTSPDRQLAAVHDPRAGTMTAVARISSRAFALLDPATQNANVSGWGRTLAGLARTGHIKTIQVLERTIPDSGDALTRHWNEHGHPQAPVAGTVYAELVAAAGPAAAPHEAYLAISLDMKAARRLISQAGDGLPGGFTVLQQTTATLTQAARNAGLTVTGWLDAREIAAVIRTAYDPKALSALQQWSPTGRAEADPAAAGPVVQVEEADRVITDSAHHATYWVENWPRTEVGAGFLHTVLFSAGVRRSFSLIYVPQQLEAALKDVQRRKATIIADAAERQRKGQVDNEEDSVEYADVKQRERQLIAGHADVALTGLLTVSADSDDELDAACAQVETAAVSAQVDLRRLLRQQPDAFATAALPLARTAL from the coding sequence GCCGCCGTGCCGGTGACGGTGAAATTCCCGCACCGAAGTCGCCGCGGCATCCTGCTCGGGCTCTCTCTGCCCCAGCTCGCCCTGACCGCTTCCACGCTCGCGTTTTTGATGCTCATCGTCGTGAGCACCGGTCTCACCGGCGCCTTCGCCCTCACGCCGCTGTGGGTAGCCATTGCCGCGCTGGTCTTCGTCCGCCGGGGCGGACGCTCGCTCATCGACTGGGCCCCGGTCGTCACCCGCTATTACATCCGCCGCGCCCGAGGACAGCACATGTGGTTCTCCCGTCCCTCCACCCGCCCGCATACCGAGGGCCTGCTCCATCTGCCGGGCACCGACGCCTCGTTGCGGGTGTTCACCTCCCCCGACCGGCAGCTCGCCGCCGTGCACGACCCGCGCGCGGGCACCATGACTGCCGTCGCCCGCATCTCCAGCCGGGCCTTCGCCCTCCTCGACCCGGCCACCCAGAACGCCAACGTGTCCGGCTGGGGCCGGACCCTCGCCGGCCTGGCCCGCACCGGGCACATCAAGACCATCCAGGTCCTCGAGCGCACCATCCCCGATTCCGGTGACGCTCTCACCCGGCACTGGAACGAGCACGGTCACCCCCAGGCTCCGGTCGCCGGCACCGTGTACGCCGAGCTCGTCGCCGCCGCCGGCCCGGCCGCCGCCCCTCACGAGGCGTACCTGGCCATCTCCCTCGATATGAAGGCCGCCCGTCGGCTGATCTCGCAGGCCGGTGACGGACTGCCGGGTGGTTTCACCGTGCTGCAGCAGACCACCGCCACCCTCACCCAGGCCGCCCGCAACGCGGGACTGACGGTCACCGGCTGGCTGGACGCCCGGGAGATCGCCGCGGTCATCCGCACCGCCTACGACCCCAAGGCCCTCTCGGCTCTGCAGCAGTGGTCGCCCACCGGCCGTGCCGAAGCCGACCCGGCCGCCGCCGGGCCCGTCGTCCAGGTCGAGGAAGCCGACCGGGTCATCACCGACAGCGCTCACCACGCCACCTACTGGGTCGAGAACTGGCCCCGCACCGAGGTGGGGGCCGGGTTCCTGCACACGGTGCTGTTCTCCGCCGGGGTACGCCGCTCCTTCTCTCTTATCTATGTGCCGCAGCAGCTGGAGGCCGCGCTGAAGGACGTCCAGCGCCGGAAGGCGACGATCATCGCGGATGCGGCCGAGCGCCAGCGCAAGGGCCAGGTCGACAACGAGGAAGACAGCGTCGAGTACGCGGACGTCAAGCAGCGCGAGCGGCAGCTGATCGCCGGCCACGCCGACGTCGCCCTGACCGGCCTGCTCACCGTCTCCGCCGACAGCGACGACGAACTCGACGCTGCCTGCGCCCAGGTCGAGACCGCCGCCGTCTCCGCCCAGGTCGACCTGCGCCGCCTCCTGCGCCAGCAGCCCGACGCATTCGCCACCGCCGCCCTGCCGCTCGCCCGCACCGCCCTGTAA